The following are encoded together in the Thunnus thynnus chromosome 15, fThuThy2.1, whole genome shotgun sequence genome:
- the dlgap3 gene encoding disks large-associated protein 3, protein MKGYHVSRSMSQHSSGGGGGGPCHCTPEECDGPGRDYYQGHSDGHYYPPAGPAESLALERHHSHSHSHSHSHSGGGTFPRSHPSQHPPLQSFDSCEECLSSGHGGKMHRIPPNLMDQFEKQVPFHPDGFHTLQYQRTASGGAEQRSESPSRIRHLVNSVQRLFAKSHSLEAPSKREYNGTRGGGDYRGERGGGHRSGGEDGGGHYSGHQSRSTRRSKSRERSKSGDSRHESGRRHRSRTAGWWSSDDNLDSDSSFLVSGGRRGYPSGHESLDAAIQELTMKKPKERGGGPGPGHGECMACTTMALAGSEGGGHHGHHGHSLKRSTWSAMTVSQAREVYPSTRGGGGYDKALVPIESKLKERTFHYLQVPSEDWGGGYGGGSVTDSGGEIPCRRMRSGSYIKAMGDDDSADSDTSPKASPKSTLIAQRDAFRRSISMDQRYSCKQCTDSYPNSRTTPKTHTRSRSYTRSLTSSQLGDTLNRQFEAVCETMFGEVESQAVEALDLPGVFRTRSHSYVRAIQAGCSQDDDCLSVFSMSGPQGSIKGGAVFPYRKGAPPPLPPRMSKSSLSVRAQSSTESTQDAYFQNSGQLAAGSGPGRPKQHSNSVDLGGSDGPSGRSSRGGYYITAGPGRSRQHSNSAESLDGVRSSRELVPYGGGPGVGVRAKHSSSADSLLEGPPRPARERDGRVGGSLGKSVSLPQNSIVLSKAGGQDEGRDGRKWRPSIAVQVDSSETLSDSDAEGKALTEVHSIGVQVEDDKRRARFKRSNSVTASVQADLDPEGFPGLSIAVPTQDKSLQFGCSFQRHSSEPESASQYTECHRTVHTQGQWAYREDFIQSGYTTEACPTDPRPHQHPHLPPRSHSPLPITAERAWAGTPSLEGPRSLPDSGRASPCMRDGEFFLRLLQTEVERMEGWCQNMEREAEENELPEEILELIRNAVGSAQMLMSQKVQQFFRLCQQSVDPSAYPQPTSQDLAGLWDLLQLNIEDVRVKFQDLQRLKESGWRLPPEKKEDKKLPPPLPKKPAGGVSGSLRADSVGDVGAGGGSGGLVVPRVGGHTLPIREKSLDLGDRQRTEARRRLLQTKRTASFRQNSATESADSIEIYIPEAQTRL, encoded by the exons ATGAAAGGGTACCATGTCAGCCGTAGCATGTCTCAGCATTCCTCCGGTGGTGGCGGAGGAGGCCCCTGCCACTGCACGCCTGAGGAATGTGACGGCCCAGGCAGAGACTACTACCAGGGTCACAGTGATGGCCACTATTATCCTCCTGCAGGTCCTGCTGAGTCTCTGGCGCTGGAGAGGCACCATTCCCACTCCCACTCCCACTCTCACAGCCATTCTGGTGGGGGCACCTTCCCCCGCTCCCACCCCAGCCAGCACCCACCACTCCAGTCGTTTGACTCTTGCGAGGAGTGCCTGTCCTCAGGTCATGGGGGTAAGATGCACCGCATTCCCCCGAACCTGATGGATCAGTTTGAGAAGCAAGTACCCTTCCACCCTGATGGCTTCCACACACTGCAGTATCAGCGCACCGCTAGTGGGGGTGCTGAGCAGCGTAGCGAGAGCCCCTCGCGCATCCGCCACCTGGTCAACTCAGTTCAGCGTCTCTTTGCCAAGTCCCATTCCCTGGAGGCGCCATCCAAACGGGAATACAACGGcacaagaggaggaggggacTACCGTGGCGAAAGAGGAGGAGGCCACAGGAGTGGAGGGGAGGACGGCGGAGGCCACTACTCCGGCCACCAGTCTCGGTCTACCAGGAGGAGCAAGTCTCGAGAGCGCAGTAAGAGTGGAGACTCACGGCATGAGTCAGGAAGACGCCACCGCAGCAGGACAGCAGGCTGGTGGAGCTCTGACGACAACCTGGACAGTGACAGCAGCTTCCTGGTGAGCGGGGGCAGGCGGGGGTATCCCAGTGGACACGAGAGCCTGGATGCCGCCATCCAGGAGCTCACCATGAAAAAGCCCAAGGAACGAGGGGGCGGGCCCGGGCCTGGGCATGGGGAGTGCATGGCCTGTACCACAATGGCGCTGGCCgggagtgaaggaggaggacaCCATGGGCACCATGGCCACTCCCTGAAGAGGAGCACCTGGTCAGCCATGACAGTGAGTCAGGCCAGGGAGGTGTACCCTTCCACCAGGGGCGGAGGAGGCTATGACAAAGCCCTCGTGCCCATTGAGAGCAAGCTGAAGGAGAGGACCTTCCACTACCTGCAG GTCCCTTCAGAAGACTGGGGAGGTGGATACGGTGGTGGCAGCGTTACTGACAGTGGAGGGGAGATTCCGTGCCGACGCATGCGAAGTGGCAGCTACATTAAGGCCATGGGCGACGATGATAGTGCTGACTCGGACACTAGCCCCAAAGCCTCGCCCAAGTCCACCCTGATCGCTCAAAGGGATGCTTTTAGACGATCTATCAGCATGGATCAAAG GTACTCATGTAAGCAGTGTACTGACTCCTATCCTAACAGCCGAACCACACCCAAAACCCACACCCGCTCCCGTAGTTACACCCGCTCCCTGACCAGCTCACAG CTGGGAGACACGTTGAACCGTCAGTTTGAGGCAGTTTGTGAGACCATGTTCGGGGAGGTGGAGTCTCAAGCCGTCGAGGCCTTGGATCTTCCGGGGGTGTTTCGCACTCGCAGCCACAGCTATGTCCGCGCCATCCAGGCAGGCTGTTCCCAGGACGACGACTGCCTCTCCGTCTTCTCCATGTCAGGCCCCCAGGGAAGCATCAAGGGCGGGGCcg TCTTTCCTTATCGCAAAGGTGCTCCTCCCCCACTCCCGCCACGTATGTCCAAGTCTTCACTCTCAGTGCGAGCCCAGAGCAGCACTGAGTCCACCCAGGATGCATACTTCCAGAACAGCGGACAGTTGGCTGCAGGCTCAGGCCCTGGGCGCCCCAAACAGCACAGCAACTCCGTGGACCTGGGCGGCTCTGATGGGCCTTCAGGTCGCTCCTCCAGAGGCGGCTACTACATCACCGCAGGTCCTGGACGTTCCCGGCAGCACAGTAACTCGGCAGAGAGCCTGGACGGGGTCAGGAGTTCACGGGAGCTGGTGCCCTACGGAGGGGGTCCGGGAGTTGGGGTGAGGGCCAAACACAGCAGCTCGGCTGACAGTTTGCTGGAGGGGCCACCCAGGCCAGCCAGAGAGAGGGACGGCAGAGTGGGAGGCAGCCTGGGGAAGTCAGTCTCTCTGCCTCAGAACAGCATCGTTTTGAGTAAAGCTGGAGGGCAGGATGAAGGACGTGATGGGAGAAAGTGGAGGCCATCCATAGCTGTGCAG GTGGACAGCTCGGAGACTCTGTCAGATTCAGACGCAGAGGGCAAAGCTCTTACAGAGGTTCACTCTATAGGAGTCCAAGTGGAAGATGACAAAAG ACGGGCTCGTTTCAAGCGATCCAACAGCGTGACGGCAAGCGTGCAGGCCGACCTGGACCCCGAGGGCTTCCCGGGGCTCAGCATTGCCGTGCCAACACAGGACAAGAGTCTCCAGTTTGGCTGTTCATTCCAAAGGCACTCGTCAGAGCCAGAGTCAGCAAGCCAGTACACAGAGTGCCATCGCACTGTCCACACACAGGGACAGTGGGCCTACAGAGAG GACTTTATCCAGAGTGGCTACACCACTGAGGCCTGCCCAACAGACCCACGCCCCCACCAGCACCCGCACTTGCCTCCACGTTCCCACTCCCCACTCCCCATCACCGCTGAGCGTGCCTGGGCGGGGACGCCGTCCCTGGAGGGCCCACGGAGTCTGCCTGACTCAGGCCGGGCCTCGCCCTGCATGAGAGATGGAGAGTTCTTCTTACGCCTGCTGCAGACAGAggtggagaggatggagggcTGGTGCCAGAacatggagagagaggcagaggagaatGAACTGCCAGAGGAGA TTCTTGAGCTGATTCGTAATGCAGTTGGCAGCGCCCAGATGCTAATGTCTCAGAAAGTCCAGCAGTTCTTCCGCCTCTGTCAACAAAGTGTG GACCCATCCGCTTACCCCCAGCCCACCTCTCAGGACCTGGCAGGTTTGTGGGACCTGCTCCAGCTCAACATAGAGGACGTCAGGGTCAAGTTTCAGGACCTCCAGAGGCTCAAGGAGTCTGGTTGGAGGCTCCCACCTGAAAAGAAG GAGGATAAGAAGCTTCCTCCTCCCTTACCAAAGAAGCCAGCAGGCGGGGTGAGTGGCAGCCTCCGGGCCGATAGCGTCGGGGATGTAGGGGCCGGAGGTGGGTCAGGGGGCCTGGTGGTGCCTCGTGTGGGTGGACATACCCTACCCATCAGGGAGAAGTCCCTGGACCTCGGGGACCGTCAGAGGACAGAAGCgaggaggaggctgctgcaGACCAAGCGTACCGCCTCCTTCAGGCAGAACTCGGCCACAGAGAGCGCCGACAGCATCGAGATCTACATTCCCGAAGCCCAGACTCGACTCTGA
- the LOC137197879 gene encoding tissue alpha-L-fucosidase-like — translation MLALTLVVFVGALASRTAARYTADWTSLDARPLPSWYDEAKVGIFIHWGVFSVPGFDSEWFWWHWQGQKPPDQKCVNYMSKNYPPGFSYPEFAPQFHAQFFNPEEWADIFKASGAKYVVLTAKHHEGFTNWESPNSWNWNSVDNGPHRDLVGDLGEAVRKRSLHYGLYNSLYEWFHPLYLNDKKNGFKTQDFVLHKLLPELYNMVVRYRPEVIWSDGDWEAPDTYWNSTQFLAWLYNDSPVKDTVVTNDRWGAGCACKHGGYYNCEDKYTPGQLPEHKWEKCTSVDTFSWGYRRNMKMNELMTLPTIIEDLVYTVALGGNYLLNVGPTPDGMIPAVFEERLRGVGAWLEVNGEAIYASKPWRVQAENTTVPVWYTSKGNSVYAIVTTKPPKSTLQLLEPKTSSITKVTLLGNPKPLPWSPVYPNAGLIVLLPELPNTPGQAWTLKLDGIL, via the exons ATGCTAGCCCTAACATTAGTCGTTTTTGTCGGTGCTCTCGCATCTCGTACGGCAGCTCGTTACACTGCGGACTGGACCAGTCTGGACGCCAGACCGCTGCCTTCATGGTACGATGAGGCGAAGGTTGGCATTTTCATCCACTGGGGAGTGTTTTCTGTGCCCGGGTTTGATAGTGAGTGGTTCTGGTGGCACTGGCAGGGCCAAAAGCCTCCGGACCAGAAGTGTGTGAACTACATGTCAAAGAACTACCCGCCTGGGTTCAGTTACCCGGAGTTTGCACCCCAGTTTCACGCCCAGTTCTTCAACCCGGAGGAGTGGGCGGACATCTTCAAGGCTTCTGGTGCAAA ATATGTCGTCCTGACTGCCAAACACCACGAAGGATTTACTAACTGGGAGTCTCCAAACTCCTGGAATTGGAATTCTGTTGATAATGGTCCTCACAGGGACCTTGTGGGAGACCTGGGAGAGGCAGTGCGCAAACG GTCCTTGCACTATGGACTCTATAACTCCTTGTATGAGTGGTTCCACCCTCTCTACCTGAATGATAAGAAGAATGGATTCAAAACACAGGATTTTGTGCTGCATAAACTACTGCCAGAGCTTTATAACATGGTTGTAAG GTACAGACCTGAGGTGATCTGGTCTGACGGGGACTGGGAAGCACCTGACACCTACTGGAACTCCACCCAGTTCCTGGCCTGGCTCTATAATGACAGCCCTGTTAAA GATACCGTTGTGACCAATGACAGATGGGGAGCCGGCTGTGCCTGTAAACATGGTGGCTACTATAACTGTGAAGACAAGTATACTCCAGGTCAGCTGCCCGAGCACAAGTGGGAGAAATGCACATCTGTGGACACGTTTTCCTGGGGCTATCGTCggaacatgaaaatgaatgaactaaTGACCTTACCCACTATCATAGAG GATCTGGTTTACACTGTGGCACTGGGAGGTAACTACCTTCTGAATGTGGGTCCCACTCCTGATGGGATGATCCCAGCAGTGTTTGAGGAGAGGCTCCGGGGAGTTGGTGCCTGGCTAGAGGTCAACGGTGAGGCCATCTATGCTTCCAAACCCTGGAGGGTCCAGGCAGAGAACACCACTGTACCAGTCTG GTATACATCTAAAGGGAATTCTGTTTATGCCATTGTGACTACCAAACCCCCCAAATCCACATTGCAACTGTTGGAACCCAAAACATCATCAATCACCAAG GTGACCTTGTTGGGGAATCCTAAGCCCTTGCCATGGTCCCCAGTCTACCCCAATGCTGGCCTTATTGTCCTTTTGCCTGAACTGCCCAACACCCCAGGTCAGGCCTGGACACTCAAACTGGATGGTATCCTATGA
- the LOC137197878 gene encoding tissue alpha-L-fucosidase-like, which translates to MSLRMRPTCILTVICSFPLLMMGPGCAARYTANWTSLDARPLPRWFDEAKIGVFVHWGVFSVPGFGQYSEWFWYWWQSKKRAEEVEFMQKNYPPGFKYTDFALEFRAEFFDPENWADIFQDSGARYVVFTSKHHEGFTNWPSADSWNWNSGDVGPHRDLVGELAAAVRKRSLRLGLYHSLYEWYHPLFLLDQASGFKTQNFVARKTLPELVNLVMTYKPDLIWSDGDWEAPDTYWNSTQFLAWLYNDSPVKDVVVTNDRWGKGCYCKHGGYYNCADRYTPGKLPHHKWEKCQSIDTRSWGYRRDMQLSELMDLPSIIKDMVHVVAMGGNYLLNIGPMADGMIAPVFEERLRGLGAWLGINGEAIYASKPWRVQTENSTVQVWYTAKNSTVNAIILGWPPKQTLQLTTPRTSKATRVTLLDYPDVPLKWAPVTQTTGLMVILPTMPVSPGNAWTLKLKGVA; encoded by the exons ATGTCGCTTCGAATGCGACCTACATGCATTCTCACTGTGATATGTTCATTTCCTCTTCTGATGATGGGACCTGGATGCGCAGCGCGGTACACAGCCAACTGGACCAGTCTGGATGCTAGACCCCTTCCCCGGTGGTTCGACGAAGCTAAAATCGGGGTTTTTGTTCACTGGGGGGTATTCTCGGTCCCTGGCTTCGGTCAGTATAGTGAGTGGTTCTGGTACTGGTGGCAGTCCAAAAAACGAGCAGAAGAAGTCGAGTTCATGCAGAAAAACTATCCGCCGGGCTTTAAATACACGGATTTTGCGCTCGAGTTTCGCGCAGAATTCTTTGACCCGGAAAACTGGGCAGATATTTTCCAAGACTCTGGAGCCAG GTATGTGGTATTCACGTCCAAACACCATGAAGGTTTCACAAACTGGCCCTCGGCAGACTCATGGAACTGGAACTCAGGGGATGTGGGTCCTCACCGGGACCTGGTGGGAGAACTGGCTGCAGCTGTCAGGAAGAG GTCATTGCGTTTAGGTCTCTACCACTCACTATATGAATGGTACCACCCGCTTTTCTTGTTGGATCAAGCATCCGGATTCAAGACTCAGAATTTTGTTGCCCGTAAGACTCTTCCAGAGTTAGTGAACCTTGTGATGACATACAAACCGGATCTTATCTGGTCTGATGGGGACTGGGAGGCACCGGATACCTACTGGAACTCCACCCAGTTCCTGGCCTGGCTCTACAATGACAGCCCAGTCAAG GATGTGGTGGTTACCAATGACAGGTGGGGTAAGGGCTGCTACTGCAAACACGGAGGCTACTACAACTGTGCTGACAGGTACACACCAGGTAAACTTCCACACCACAAATGGGAGAAATGCCAGTCCATTGACACCCGTTCCTGGGGCTACCGAAGAGACATGCAGCTCAGCGAACTCATGGACCTGCCGTCCATCATAAAG GACATGGTGCATGTGGTGGCAATGGGAGGAAACTACCTGCTGAATATCGGGCCAATGGCAGATGGTATGATTGCTCCAGTGTTTGAGGAGAGGCTGAGGGGGCTCGGTGCCTGGTTGGGGATCAATGGGGAGGCCATCTATGCTTCCAAACCCTGGAGGGTCCAGACAGAGAACAGCACTGTCCAAGTCTG GTATACTGCCAAAAATAGTACAGTTAATGCCATTATCCTTGGTTGGCCACCTAAACAAACACTTCAACTCACAACACCCAGGACATCTAAGGCCACAAGA GTAACACTTTTGGACTATCCTGATGTACCACTGAAGTGGGCTCCAGTGACACAAACAACTGGGCTGATGGTCATCTTGCCTACTATGCCAGTATCACCTGGAAATGCCTGGACACTGAAACTGAAGGGAGTAGCCTAA
- the zbtb8b gene encoding zinc finger and BTB domain-containing protein 8B translates to MDVPCYLPKLLFELNEQRKRDFFCDCSILVEGRVFKAHRNVLFAGSGYFRALLVHYLQDNGQRYSTASLDIVTADAFSIILDFLYSGRLALNRSNVIEVMSAASYLQMTDLVNFCKGYIRSSLEICNKDKESNTEKENQVQDERMGPADSGTPPAAISSGAGAAQPHSQVAEADRGLDLGPESATSARTPLSLPVTTPPGTSRDMDRDYHSREEFASGSEGQKGHLDQTNLSSSSSSALTPELVNPKIEYDPDEELMESPDTKDLTSYPGPSLHNPHHSRLLPPSPSPSNERSPLGYSPSFNARQLMEMLARGEGPSSLGDRVGQRFTQGLGSSTGGGRMDEGLGYMGSSIMEIQSDWLGEDTGDGLVVPVKLHKCPYCPYTAKQKGIMKRHIRCHTGERPFPCPMCGKRFTRQEHLRSHALSVHRHYWSVSCKSCRRTFTGSSVSPGLRRFGICDSCNCVTTTHDDSAPVHPASQPEPMDRADGGTDWSSFMDDVDEVEVGRVEDLVEKQMLERQLAVCTDVGHTL, encoded by the exons ATGGATGTGCCTTGCTACCTGCCCAAACTGCTTTTTGAGCTCAATGAGCAGCGTAAGCGGGACTTCTTCTGTGACTGCAGCATCCTTGTAGAGGGCCGTGTCTTCAAGGCCCATCGTAATGTGCTGTTTGCGGGGAGTGGCTACTTTCGGGCTCTTCTGGTTCACTATCTGCAG GATAATGGACAGCGCTACAGCACAGCATCGCTGGACATTGTTACAGCTGATGCCTTCTCTATTATCCTGGACTTCCTTTATTCTGGCCGCTTGGCCCTGAACAGGAGTAATGTCATTGAGGTGATGTCAGCAGCCAGCTACCTGCAGATGACTGATCTGGTGAACTTTTGTAAAGGATACATCCGCTCATCTTTGGAAATATGCAACAAGGACAAGGAGAGTAACACAGAGAAGGAGAACCAGGTACAGGATGAAAGGATGGGTCCTGCAGATAGTGGCACTCCTCCTGCAGCTATCTCCAGTGGAGCAGGGGCTGCGCAGCCTCATTCACAGGTTGCAGAGGCAGATAGAGGGTTGGATTTGGGTCCGGAGTCTGCTACTTCAGCTAGAACCCCCTTGTCTCTCCCTGTCACCACCCCTCCAGGCACCAGCAGGGACATGGACCGCGACTACCATTCCAGGGAGGAGTTTGCATCTGGAAGTGAAGGACAGAAGGGGCACTTGGATCAGACTAACctctcatcttcctcatcctctgCTTTGACCCCAGAGTTAGTGAACCCAAAGATAGAGTATGACCCTGATGAGGAACTTATGGAGTCCCCTGACACCAAAGACCTCACCTCATATCCTGGGCCTTCGCTCCATAATCCCCATCATAGCAGGCTACTTCCCCCAAGTCCCTCCCCCTCCAACGAGCGCTCCCCATTGGGATACAGCCCTTCCTTTAATGCCAGGCAGTTGATGGAGATGCTGGCCAGAGGGGAAGGCCCCAGTTCTCTGGGGGACCGAGTGGGGCAGCGCTTTACCCAAGGACTAGGTAGCAGCACAGGAGGAGGCAGAATGGATGAAGGTTTGGGGTATATGGGATCATCCATCATGGAGATCCAATCTGATTGGCTTGGAGAGGACACAG GTGATGGCTTAGTAGTGCCAGTGAAACTTCACAAGTGCCCGTATTGCCCGTACACTGCCAAGCAGAAAGGAATCATGAAGAGACACATTCGTTGTCACACAGGAGAGAGGCCCTTCCCCTGTCCCATGTGTGGCAAGAGGTTCACAAGGCAGGAGCACCTTCGCAGCCACGCCCTCAGT GTCCACAGACACTACTGGTCAGTATCATGCAAGAGCTGCAGGCGAACCTTCACAGGATCGAGTGTTTCCCCAGGACTCCGACGCTTCGGCATCTGCGACAGCTGCAACTGTGTGACCACCACACATGACGATTCTGCCCCTGTTCACCCTGCCAGCCAACCGGAGCCCATGGACCGTGCAGACGGGGGTACAGATTGGTCCAGCTTTATGGATGATGTAGACGAGGTGGAGGTCGGCAGAGTGGAGGACTTAGTGGAGAAACAGATGCTTGAAAGGCAGCTGGCTGTCTGTACTGATGTAGGTCACACACTGTGA